In Festucalex cinctus isolate MCC-2025b chromosome 17, RoL_Fcin_1.0, whole genome shotgun sequence, the genomic stretch aataaaaattaaaaaaaaatgtgcaatggtggactagactaaaatcctctttactgggactaaatcagtccgcgttttcatcgactaatgaagacgaggcgaaaatgtacttcacttcataaaaaaactggactaaggtctggacattttagttcatgaacaaaaacgagatgaaaatatcattttgtaaaatcctgtctgctaatctgtcaccgTGACACTGCTACGTGACGCatagtgacacgccccctttcaaatctgcagtttGTGAGCGCAACATGCGCAAACATGgggcagacaggaggtggatgaACCGTCAAaagtttaacaaaaaacaaaacaaaaaaaaaaacaaaaaaaaaaagaaggaaattaTAGATATAACATAAATCCAATATCTATAGCATTCCAACAGTAGCTGTTGGAGCCAATATATGTTGAATATGGTTTGGCCTTTTGAAATGTGAatcatgccacctagtggccagGTGTGTTTAAAACAGCACCCTTTAAAGCCACATTGCAGCCTCATGAACAGGCCCCTAGTTGATTGAACCAGGTGTGCTGATTAGGAGCTGAAGTGCAGCAACTTTGTCAACCGCACCTACAGGCTCCTTTTCTTTTTGATTTAGAGGCTACAGTTTATTTTGATTATAGTGTTTTGGATTTAATGACTttatgcacacacatacatacatcacATACATATGCAATCGACACCATTACatatcacacacatacacatctgAGCAAAGAAGATCCAAAGGAGGACAATGGCCAGAAACTGAAGTCATCAAAATTAAGTAAGTTAAGCAAATCTTTTATGTCTGTGGGAGCGCGTTGGCAATATGcttacaaagaataaaaatgtggaTCTTGTTGCCCTTAATTGAACATTGGATTGTTGGAAAGGAAATTAAGGCTACAACAGTAGCTAATGTTAATCCGaacgctaactaatgctaacttactagcttgttGTATGGAGCCACTGCAATTGTgcatcaagttgtttttcatcaaaaaaaagattgaaaaaaTTTGGTGTGAAACAGTTTTAGATCCAAAGTCTGCTgacaaaatatacaggggtCAAATGGTTGTCCGGATTGAAACTAGACTAAATTGATGACAGTCTGAGTTTTAGTAAGAccagacaaataaaatgatgttttcttggactaaaataaagaggaAAATGCTCggtttatagttgactaaaaatggactaaataaaaactaactatgattaaaaactaacacgtaattgaaactggactaaaactgataCGAAATTTCAAAATTTCTGATAAATTGAACAATTAATAAAGAAACCAAACAATGTCTGATCAAATGAAGACAAAGAGTCGAAAGAGCGCATGCGTGTTGTGTGCAGGACAGCACGGGGgcttatttgattgacagggaCCCCACCTACTTCGGCCCCGTCCTCAATTATCTCCGTCACGGAAAGCTCATCATGGACAAGAACCTGGCAGAAGAAGGTAAGATGCGCCTGAAAGCGACCGCCACGCCAAAGCGCTTGTGCCACCTTTTTTGTGCGCCTTTGCGTGTGTTCAGGTGTCCTCGAAGAGGCGGAGTTCTACAACATCGCCTCCCTGGTGCGCCTGGTGAAGGAGCGCATACGGGACAACGAGAACCGCACCTCGCAGGTAGCTACTGCTGCGTTTGTTTGCTGCGTCGTCATGGTAACGGCGCTCTTTGGCCTCTGACCTCCTGCAGGGCCCCGTCAAACACGTCTACCGCGTCCTGCAGTGCCAGGAGGAGGAGCTCACGCAGATGGTCTCCACCATGTCGGACGGCTGGAAGTTTGAACAGGTGAGTCTCACCTGACAACGTGTGAACAATTGATGCAAAGTCAGGAAACGGGTATGAAGGTACGATGGAAAGTGTGAAGACGTGACCCGGCAGTTATGAAGTCAAGTGAAAAGACGGGTGCAAAGGCAGGTGAGATGATTGCATGAAGCTAGCTTACAAAACTGAAATGATGACGATACTAAAAACAAAGACAGGTGACAAGACGGGTATGACGTCATGCGATGAAATGTGATGCAAACAGGTGTCAGGATAGGTCTGGAGAAATGCGACAGGTATGATTATGTGACGAGGCGTTTTGTGTCCGTCAGCTGATCAGCATCGGCTCGTCGTACAATTACGGCAACGAAGACCAGGCGGAGTTTCTGTGCGTGGTGTCGCGGGAACTCAACAACGCGGCCAACGGCGTCGTCATGGAGCCCAGCCAGAAGGCCAAGGTGGGTGGCCCGATGGGTCTGATGGGGGCGGGCCAGCTCTTACCGGGGGAGGGGCTTTTGGCTTTTGTGGGGATGGGGCCTTTATGAGGACAGGCTGTGGGCCTTGCGTGTAGGAGGAGCCT encodes the following:
- the kctd2 gene encoding BTB/POZ domain-containing protein KCTD2, whose translation is MAEPQVLEAAEQSDQPPQQQHRDVLRGSARLPPLGPAAAAAAAAAGGRPPPKGSSTSEPGPRWVRLNVGGTYFVTTKQTLCREPKSFLFRLCQDHPDLDSDKDSTGAYLIDRDPTYFGPVLNYLRHGKLIMDKNLAEEGVLEEAEFYNIASLVRLVKERIRDNENRTSQGPVKHVYRVLQCQEEELTQMVSTMSDGWKFEQLISIGSSYNYGNEDQAEFLCVVSRELNNAANGVVMEPSQKAKILQERGSRM